A single region of the Sphingomonas sp. OV641 genome encodes:
- a CDS encoding helix-turn-helix transcriptional regulator codes for MDENQALTAFAAISNATRLRIVRLLVVAGADGRSAGAIGEELGGTPPSRLSFHLSQLEQAGLVVSRREGRSIIYSAIFPALSDLVAFLMHDCCEGHCLVCDQAIELFAKCTGRPTPAARVVQRA; via the coding sequence ATGGATGAGAATCAAGCGCTGACAGCGTTCGCCGCCATCTCGAATGCGACCCGGCTGCGCATTGTTCGGCTGCTGGTCGTAGCAGGCGCAGACGGCCGCTCTGCTGGCGCGATCGGCGAGGAGCTGGGCGGCACGCCGCCCTCGCGCCTGTCCTTTCACCTTAGCCAGCTTGAACAGGCTGGTTTGGTGGTGAGCCGTCGCGAGGGACGGTCGATCATCTACAGCGCGATTTTCCCGGCGCTGTCGGACCTGGTGGCCTTCCTCATGCACGATTGCTGCGAAGGCCATTGCCTCGTCTGCGATCAGGCGATCGAGCTATTTGCGAAATGTACAGGACGGCCCACCCCGGCCGCCCGGGTGGTCCAGCGTGCTTGA